The sequence ACCTCCTCGCCGAAGCGCTCCTCCAGTACGCTCCCGGGAATGTTGGTGATGGCGTTGCCGAAGCGATCCGTGACGAGTACCTCGCCGCTCGCCTCCCGGCCCCGGAGGTCGGGCTCGGGAAAGCGCAGGTCCTCGGGGTCGTCGACCGGCGAGAGCCACTCGAGTCCTCCTACCGCTTCGACGCCGGTCTCGTGGACCGCCGCGGCGGCGGGCGCGAAGACGTCGCGGCCGTCGAACGTGGATCCCTCGCCGCCGGTGGCGGGGAACTCCTCGTGGTCGGGGTCGATCGCGAACGCCTCGGGTTCGCCGAGTTCGCGTGCCGCCGGGAGGAGCACGCCGTTGTCGGGACCGACGAGCGCGTGCTCGCCTGCCTGAACGACCAGCGCGTTCCGCTCGGTGCCGACGCCGGGATCGACCACCGCGAGGTGGACCGCCGGCGGGAACCACGGCAGGACCTCCCGCAGCCAGAAGGCGGCGGTGCGGGGCTCCTGACGGGGGAGGCCGTGGGCGACGTCGACCAGGCGGGCGTCCGTCCGCGAGAGGAGCACGCCTTTCATCGTCGCCGGGTACGGCTCGCCGAAGTCGGAGGTCAGCGTGATCATATCCCGTTGGTATCGCTCTCGCTGACCCGCTGGAGACGTTCGATACCGTTGGTCTCGGAGATCACGTCGACGACGGGGTCGGGGACCAGCGACTCCCAGTCGCGGTCCTCGATCATGCGCTCTCTGACCTCGGTACCCTCGAGCTCCTCGCGGTTGAACATCGGCGATTGGCGCACCTCGACGCCGGCCTCCTCGAACAGCCGGATCACTAAGGGATTGTTCGAGTAGGCGACTTGGAACTCAGGGCTCATCGACTGGACGTGGCTAACCCAGACGGAGTTGCGATCGAGGTCCTCGATGGGGACCGCGTAAGTCACCAGCTCGTAGTCGACGAGCGATTTCGTGATCATCATGATGCGCTCGCCGGCGGTGAAGGGATCGTGTATCGAGTGGGAATCACCGGCGCTGCCGATCCCGAGGACGAGTTCGTCGACCTCGCTTGCGATCCGATCGACCATGCGGTGGTGGCCGTTGTGGTACGGCTGGAAGCGACCGATGTAGAACCCCCGTGTCATCGTCTTGACCCACCCGACAGTGCGAGCCACCAAAAGCGTAGCGAGTCGTCCACTGAGGGCGGCAGGGAGAAAGTATATCAGTTGCGCAACCCTCGTTTCCACCAGCGACCAGATTCTATGAGCAACGAGAGAGACACCGGAGATCGCCCCGTAGACGGGGTGAGCGAGTCGTCGGACATCGATCCCGACGACGCCCAAGACGAATCCCCGCAGGACGACTCGGGGGATGGGTTCGGCAGCGATGTCGACGTCGGTTTCGACGCCGACATCAAGGAGGACGAAAGCGGCCTTCTGGGAGGGTTGCAGATCGAGTCCACGGAGGACATCAAAGTCCCCGAGAAGCTCGTCGATCAGGTGATCGGCCAGGACCACGCCCAGGAGATCGTCCGCAAGGCCGCCAAACAGCGACGGCACATCCTCATGATCGGCGCGCCCGGCACCGGGAAGTCGATGCTGGCCAAAGCGATGACCCAGCTCCTCCCGAACGAGGACCTCCAGGACGTCCTGATCTACCACAACCCTGACGACGGCAACGAGCCGAAGGTTCGCACCGTGCCCGCAGGGAAGGGCGATCAGATCGTCGACGCCCACAAGGAGGAAGCCCGCAAGCGAAACACGATGCGGACCATCCTGATGTGGCTGATCATCATCGTGATCCTCGGGTATTCGCTGTTCATCGGGAACATTCTCTTAGGAATCATCGCCGCCGCGATCATCTACCTCGCGTTCAAGTACGCGAACCGCGGCAGCGACGCGATGATCCCGAACCTCCTGATCAACAACGCCGACCGCACCACCGCGCCCTTCGAGGACGTGACCGGCGCCCACGCCGGCGCGCTGCTGGGCGACGTCCGCCACGACCCGTTCCAGTCGGGCGGCATGGAGACGCCGAGCCACGACCGGGTCGAGGCCGGCGGGATCCACAAGGCCCACCGCGGCGTGCTGTTCATCGACGAGATCAACACGCTCGACGTGCGAAGCCAACAGCACCTGATGACGGCGATCCAGGAGGGCGAGTTCTCCATTACCGGGCAAAGCGAGCGCTCCTCGGGCGCGATGGTCCAGACCGAGCCCGTCCCGACGGACTTCATCATGGTCGCGGCGGGCAACCAGGACGCACTGGAGAACATGCACCCCGCGCTGCGCTCGCGGATCAAGGGCTACGGCTACGAGGTGTTCTTCGACGACACCATCGATGACACCCCCGAGATGCGCCGCAAGTACGCCCGTTTCGTCGCCCAGGAGGTCGACAGGGACGGCCGACTCCCGCACTTCACCCGTGACGCGATCGAGGAGGTCATCCTCGAGGCCAAGCGCCGGTCGGGCCGAAAGGACCATCTCACGCTCGAATTCCGTAACCTCGGCGGTCTGGTCCGGGTGGCAGGCGACATCGCCCGCGCGGAGGACGCCGAGTTCACGACCCGCCAGCACGTCCTCGACGCGAAGGACCGCTCGCGCTCGATCGAACAGCAGCTCGCCGATACGTTCATCGAGCGCTACAGCGACTACGACATCTCGATGAACGAGGGCGGCGTCGTCGGCCGCGTCAACGGCCTGGCGGTCATGGGCGGGGACAGCGGGATCGTGAAACCGATCATGGCCGAGGTCACCCAGGGCCACGGCGAAGTGATCGCGACGGGCAAGCTTCAGGAGATCGCCCAGGAGTCGGTCCAGAACGTCTCGGCGATCATCAAGAAGTTCACCAACAACGACATCAACGAGATGGACGTCCACATCCAGTTCCTCCAGTCCTACGAGGGCGTGGAGGGCGATTCGGCGTCCGTCTCGATCGCGACCGCAGTGATCAGCGCCTTAGAGGAGATCCCGATCGCCCAGAACGTCGCCATGACCGGTTCGCTGTCGGTCCGGGGCGACGTACTGCCCGTCGGTGGGGTCACCCACAAGATCGAGGCGGCCGCGAAGGCCGGTATCGACACGGTGATCATCCCCAAGTCCAACGAGCAGGACGTCATGATCGAGGACGAGTACAAGGACCAGATCGAGGTCGTCCCCGTCAGCCACATCAGCCAGGTGCTCGACATCGCCCTGGTCGGCGAACCCGAAAAGGACGGGCTGGTCGATCGCCTGAA is a genomic window of Halalkalicoccus subterraneus containing:
- a CDS encoding SAM hydrolase/SAM-dependent halogenase family protein, which encodes MITLTSDFGEPYPATMKGVLLSRTDARLVDVAHGLPRQEPRTAAFWLREVLPWFPPAVHLAVVDPGVGTERNALVVQAGEHALVGPDNGVLLPAARELGEPEAFAIDPDHEEFPATGGEGSTFDGRDVFAPAAAAVHETGVEAVGGLEWLSPVDDPEDLRFPEPDLRGREASGEVLVTDRFGNAITNIPGSVLEERFGEEVAVNGTAAPAERSYARVEPGHRLVTVGSHGNVELAVNAGRGDEAFGVGVGSDVTVSF
- a CDS encoding nicotinamide-nucleotide adenylyltransferase; translation: MTRGFYIGRFQPYHNGHHRMVDRIASEVDELVLGIGSAGDSHSIHDPFTAGERIMMITKSLVDYELVTYAVPIEDLDRNSVWVSHVQSMSPEFQVAYSNNPLVIRLFEEAGVEVRQSPMFNREELEGTEVRERMIEDRDWESLVPDPVVDVISETNGIERLQRVSESDTNGI
- the lonB gene encoding ATP-dependent protease LonB, whose product is MSNERDTGDRPVDGVSESSDIDPDDAQDESPQDDSGDGFGSDVDVGFDADIKEDESGLLGGLQIESTEDIKVPEKLVDQVIGQDHAQEIVRKAAKQRRHILMIGAPGTGKSMLAKAMTQLLPNEDLQDVLIYHNPDDGNEPKVRTVPAGKGDQIVDAHKEEARKRNTMRTILMWLIIIVILGYSLFIGNILLGIIAAAIIYLAFKYANRGSDAMIPNLLINNADRTTAPFEDVTGAHAGALLGDVRHDPFQSGGMETPSHDRVEAGGIHKAHRGVLFIDEINTLDVRSQQHLMTAIQEGEFSITGQSERSSGAMVQTEPVPTDFIMVAAGNQDALENMHPALRSRIKGYGYEVFFDDTIDDTPEMRRKYARFVAQEVDRDGRLPHFTRDAIEEVILEAKRRSGRKDHLTLEFRNLGGLVRVAGDIARAEDAEFTTRQHVLDAKDRSRSIEQQLADTFIERYSDYDISMNEGGVVGRVNGLAVMGGDSGIVKPIMAEVTQGHGEVIATGKLQEIAQESVQNVSAIIKKFTNNDINEMDVHIQFLQSYEGVEGDSASVSIATAVISALEEIPIAQNVAMTGSLSVRGDVLPVGGVTHKIEAAAKAGIDTVIIPKSNEQDVMIEDEYKDQIEVVPVSHISQVLDIALVGEPEKDGLVDRLKNITTALDRDRQVPSGSPTPQ